The nucleotide window ATGGGAACCACGTCTCCGGCACCGAGTCGAACTCGACGGTTCCGACTGGTTCCATCGTGACCGAGTACGAGCCGTCTGAAGCGGCGTTCCCATCGCTGGATTCGGATTCACTCGATTCTGTGCCTTCGTCCGACTGCGTCGAGGTTGGTCTCTCCGTCGTCGAGCCACTTCCATCCGTACAGCCAGCCAGTGAGGCCCCGGCAACAACTGCACCACCGTACTTGAGATATTCTCTCCGTGTCGGTCCCTCCCGGTTCGGGTCGGTATCCGTCATGAGTTTAGGCTCACCTAAATAGTCATAGTAGTTCCGGTTTTGGCAGGCTAAAGTGTAGACGGGAAGTAGTTCCGAGGTCGAGTTGAGAAGATTAGGTCGGAGTAGATACCACTCGCCGTTGTCCTGCTGCCAGTTTGGGGAGTTTCCAAAAGCCGATTCCGAGACTCCCATCGAGCAGAAGTTCGCTCGCGGCCGTAACGAGTTTGTCTGCCTCGGGGACGCCTTTCGCCTCGGCGTATCCGACACGGCCTTCGAGATTCATCAGACTGCGAATCGCAAGGACGGCGAGGCCGCCTGCGAACAACACGCGACCGAGACGCGATGGTGCGTCGGTCGTGTCTCGGGCTAAGTGAACACCTGACGTTCGGTCCGGTGCTTCCGCGAGTAATCTAAAAATTGACCCGCTTGTACAGAATAACGGAATCAGTGGATTAGTCTGACCAGCGTTCCGTCTTCCCGAACTCGTCATCCCCGTCGAATGGCTCCGGGAGTTGCGTTTCGTTCTCCGGGTTCATTAGAAGGTACCCCAGAGCGAGGGCGGTGTTGTAGTCGATGTAATCCGGGTTGCGTTCGCCGACGTAGAGGGTGGCGTTTTCGTACACTTCGAGGTTGTAATCACTGTCTGTGTTGAGCGCCCACCACTCCCAGCGAACTCCTTCGCGGCTGTCGACTTTGACGACGATGTTTGCCTGTTCTTTGCTATCAACAAATTTGAAAGAGGTCTGTGTTTCGAGGTGGTCAGTTTCGGCGCTCCAGTACTGCCACCCTTCCCGAATCTCCCGGCGGTAATCGGATTCCTCTGCGCTGGAAACTGAGCCAGCCGTATCGAAGTAGACTCGGAAGTCGGTCGTATTCCACCCGTAAGACCGATTTTCGAGGTCCTGATCCGGGATGAGCAACGTGTCAATCGTCGCGTTCATGACCGGGATTTCGGAGCGATTTTCGTGGTCGAGTCCCCGGGTGTGTCCTAGTTCGTGGATGATGATCTCTTGAGTACTCGTCATCGCGTAGTCGTCCTCGACAGTGACGGTCTCCGGTGACGTGGCTGTGTCCGCTTTCGTGAGAACGGGTGCACATCCGACTGTCAAATTATCGTACCCATTGCAGTAGGTGATATTATCGACAAACCGAATCAGAATCTGTGCCTGGGCAGGGTCGCTGACAAACGTATAGTTCGCATCGTACGAACCCTCTGTCCGATTATTCCAGAAGTCGAGTGCGCTCACGACCGCCTGTTCGTACGACCGATTCTTGGCGTCCTCGGCCACGGCGTATCCGACACGAATCTGTTCAGTCTGGAATGGATTTTCCGGCGGCGCTGGCGTCGATGTCACAGTCGGTGTCGGCGACTGTGTCGTGACCGATTCCGGCGCCGCGGTGGGGGTCGAAGCAGAGGTCGATGGAGACCCTTGTCCGACACAGCCAGCAAATAAAACCAGGAAACAGAGCAGAATTGCGGCTCGGTTCATAGAAGACAACTGGATAGTTCTAGAATAGATGTTGTGATTATCGTCGAGAAATCGTATGTTCGTTTACAACGTTTTCAGCTCCGCTACTTTCCCCGTACGTGCCGGCCGCGATTTGTATTCAGCTCTGCGTCTTTGTTTACTCCGATTCCGTGTCCCTGTTTACTCTGATTCAGTGTCCTTGTTCACCCCGATTTGCCCATCTTCGTTCATCGTCTCGATGACCTCATGCTCAGTACTGTGGTTTCGGGATGAGATGGTTCACATCGAGATTCAAGAGCGTCTGATACACCGCTTTCGAGTCAAACGCTCGGTCGCACAGCACCATCTCAATCATACAATTCGCGCAATACTATACCTTCCAGAGACCGTATCGAGCGCTTGACGGACAAACGCGGTCGGGGAGGTTCTAAACTAGACAGTGCCCA belongs to Haloferax mediterranei ATCC 33500 and includes:
- a CDS encoding zinc metalloprotease yields the protein MTSTPAPPENPFQTEQIRVGYAVAEDAKNRSYEQAVVSALDFWNNRTEGSYDANYTFVSDPAQAQILIRFVDNITYCNGYDNLTVGCAPVLTKADTATSPETVTVEDDYAMTSTQEIIIHELGHTRGLDHENRSEIPVMNATIDTLLIPDQDLENRSYGWNTTDFRVYFDTAGSVSSAEESDYRREIREGWQYWSAETDHLETQTSFKFVDSKEQANIVVKVDSREGVRWEWWALNTDSDYNLEVYENATLYVGERNPDYIDYNTALALGYLLMNPENETQLPEPFDGDDEFGKTERWSD